The Phycodurus eques isolate BA_2022a chromosome 5, UOR_Pequ_1.1, whole genome shotgun sequence DNA segment CATCACAGCTAATGAatcaaacctttattgactgtggatataaaaagtatcaacacccctgttcaaacaccagtttttgtgatattaaaaaatgagaccatttttttctcatcataatGTAACATGACTTGTTTAACTCAATTgcgaaaaaaataatgataatcatgaggggaagtaaaaatgagcaactgagataatgtggctGCACAAGTGTGCATACCTTTTGAGCTGGGCATCTGGCAGTGCTcacaattaaccaatcacatccaACACATTAAATGGTTTAAATGGTTTAAATGgccttggtttcatcggaccataatacattttcccacatttcgGACGTTTTGTGATGATCTAATTCAACCAAGGTTTAACATTTTgcccataattccaaaaggtatgtttagCACAAGCtcaacactgctcatcagcaaaagaaaaccatacctacagtgatGCATGGTGGTGTCAGCATTATGCTTTGGacctgtttttcttcagatggaACTGGGGTCTTAGGTGGAAGGAGTAATGGACAGTTCGAAATAGCAGATAGTGTTAGTACAAAAACTACAGGTTgtaaaagcctactagaacagctgaactttttGGTGGGTAATCACTTTAAacagtggcaggtgtgtgttgtctcccatttaacataagtttgaatgtgacaagttaattctgaacacagccacatcccagttataaaagggtgtgcacacttttgcaaccatATCTACATCAGCTCTCCCAATAACCTCGGCCAGACCACACccctatgtaaaaaaaaaaaaagtctgtttaaAAAGCTGATTAAAGACGTGACAAAGCTGATGAACTAATGTTTCTACAAACTTTTTGCTTGCATAGATCAGCAGATCAAAGCCGAGAAGAGCAAACATCTAATCCGAGTTTGAAAAACCTTTTAAATGGAGTCCAACATGTCAGATGCAGAGTCCTTAACCTCTCCTTCGCCTTCTCCTTTCTTCCAATGCGACTACACCGACTGGTCTCCCTCCTTCTCCATCATTCCGTCCGTCTACATGCTAGCCTTTGTGCTGGGTTGCCTAGGCAACGGTCTGGTGCTGTGGGCCTACTTGGACCGAGCCGACAGGAAGAGAAGTCATCCCGCAGGATTTTTGAGGCCCTGTTGCCAAACCGACCAGAGGGAGTGTAGGTATCCGTCCAGAAGAAACATTTCatccagctcctcctcctcgtctccCGGGACCCCGTGCCCGTCCCGCTCCCTAACAGACTCTCTGATAGCCAGCTTAGCTTTAGCAGACCTCTGCTTCCTGGTGACCCTTCCCCTGTGGGCTGTGTACACGGCCCTGGGGTACCACTGGCCGTTCGGGCAGACGTTGTGTCAGCTCAGCAGCTTCCTCACCGCCCTCAACATGTACGCCAGCATCTTCAGCCTGAGCGTGCTCAGTGTGGAGCGCTATTGGGTCCTGACCGGACAGCCGCGTCGCCGGCCTTCCGCCCGGGCTCCGAGGGCGCTGGCGGGATTGTGGGTGTTGGCCGGGTTCCTGGCGCTGCCCGCCTTGCTGATGCGCTCCGTCCAGGTGCCCGATTGGCCGGATGAGTCAGGTTCTATAGCATGCCAGATGGACTACTCCATGCTGATCAGAGACGAGCCGGACGAGGACGAGAGAGAACGTGCCCAGATGTGGTGGGCGGCGGTCCTGAGCATCAAGTCCACGCTGCTCGGCTTCCTGTTGCCCCTCGTCGTCCTGCTGGTGTGCTACTGTTCCCTGGCCCGCCTCCTCAGCAGACACTTTGGCCGCGGGCCTCGACCCGACCCCCGGCGCCAGCGTAGGCTACTCAGGGTCATCGTGACTCTGGTGTTGGCCTTCTTCCTGTGCTGGCTGCCTTTGCACGTCAACAAGACTTTGTCCCTGCTCCTGGAGTTCGGGTTCCTGCCGTACTCCTGCGCCTTGGATCAGATCCTGCTGGCGGCGCACCCGTACGTCACCTGCGTGGCCTACCTAAACTCTTGCCTCAACCCGCTGCTCTACGCCGCCTGCGACCGGTCCTTCCGGAAGAGATGCAGGCAGACGTTCCTGCAGCTGTGCGGAGCACGGAGGAGAAAGGAAATGGAACGAAGGGAGGCGCAGAAGGACGACCAGGAGGGAAGCTTAGACGGCCCTACGAGAACACAGGAGGAAACGGCAGACAAAACGCAGGAGGCAGAGATGGTCACTGAACAGTGAGCAGAAACAGCCAAGATCTAAACACAATACAAAgcagtccattttatttatatagcaccaattcacaacaaaaattgtCTCAAGGCACTTTAAACATTGAGCATGTCAAGAACCACACTCCTCTTACAAAGGCACAGCCAGAGAATATTCTGTCGGGTGGCCAACATTTCGATGATGCCTCTCGACAAAAAACAGTCGCCACCAGGGGTGCAAATGGTATCGTTCACGTTCTTTCTTGGTGTCTTGTAGCTCTTTATAGATGCGCTGCCTCTCAAAGAAACACAACTCTGGACAAACACATACAATGGGGTGGCCAATGGGGTGGCCATCGGGGTGGCCATGGGCACCCCAGCCCTCTCTTTGGCTCCGCCCCTGTtctcatacattaaaaaaaaacaaaaaactaacaaatgaACCCCACATGAGCAAGAACTTTGCAACGGAGGCAAGGACAAACTCTCTCTATGGAATAAAACTCAAACAGAACCCTCTCTGTCTCAGGAACGCCAATAATGTtactgggtcaatttgaccagAGGCATGTTTGAGCATCCTCACCCACCATCCAGACCTCTCCCCcacctacccccccccccccaaaaaaaatcccaataaacattgcatatacagtatctaaatattaaattaacttgcaaatataaaattaagtattatacagaaaaaataaattgtttatcAGTGTAAatgtatcctgttttttttttaaatattactttGCACTctattttttgtatgaaaaataaaatggtgtgAACTCACAGATGCCTTGAgaatgtctttgttttgtttatattaatGAATTGTATTGAGAACACATGGAATAGTGATTACAGCGCAGTATTTTCAAGAAGCTGTTCCAGTCTAGtttcaatataaaataataaagctgACAAAATACCCTCACAATTTGCATGctaatagtatttttttattttacatttgttttatttaattgcattatagtatattaatatttaatatctaatttatttatatattttgtattcatattaTGTAATAATAGTCTTTATATGTTTTATGAATATCTTAAGTACTGTAATTAGATTATATTACACGTAATATAATTAATGTAAATCATGTATTCTTATTTTGAATGCACTGTATAAACAGTatacattatatttatataatgaTTTTATGATTATATTTTGTGTATACGTGGtatttatattctatttaaattatttaatttttaagagACTCGGCAAATTTAAATTGGTCAGAATGGcctaattaaaattttaaaagtgaaaaatcaataaacaaattcaacacaaaaaactacaatcacaatataaattgtattgttattacattttaaaattaagagggttttttttaattacaaatacatttgctgCAAAAGGCAGTACCGTTTAATTTCCACAGGAGGCGCTGTGACCCTTCATAGCGGTCATGGACGGTTTTGCCTGGTTGTCTTCAAGTTTTCCCCTCCCTGCAGACATTAAACAGCGCTCCCAAGATGGAAACAGCCTTAGTTTACGACGAGGAGATGACTCGCTACAAACTGCTGTGGTTAGAGTAAGTGCGAGGTGACAAATAAACCGCCATTTAGCTAGGCGAACAAGTCTGTATGGAAACTTTGCTACGTGTAGCTAATAATTTACTGCTGGTCGCTATGGTCCACAAACACAACATAACATAATGAATGACTgacgtatttttatttttattttccccacGGAGCTTTATTTAGTTAGCCGGCTCTTTGATTAAAATGACAATACAGTTTAAAATGCAGCGCTAATCTGcgtgtttttgtattgtttttttttaacaagcatACCTTTACTAAAATAACGCATTGTTCATGCTGTAGTGGAAAATGTATAGAGTTGGGGTTGCTGGTCGGATTAGTTAGGTTGGTGCACCCTAATGGAAACCCTATTtttcaatgttattattattattttttttttacaaaagataatgtattttttttagttgtagTAAAATTTTAAATGCACGTGTGATACATGGACATAATTGTCCGGTGTTATGTTTATACTGTTTAAGCTAACTTTGTGTCAGTACGTTGTTGCTGGTCGGATTATCTAAGCACGTGTACCAAATCGTAACATTGCCCCAAcgatcactttttttatttttttttgcataggtaaatattattattattatattatttatggtgtactattttttttctttttgattcataactttaaaataagatgaaaaaaactgctgcgacaaaaacaatctaaaaataaaattataagaATATTCATATTATATGTAGAGGGGCATATTGATGAATtataatactgtaaaaaaaatcagtaattcaattcaaaaattGAAATTGATATTCACTGCACATAGAGTGTAATATTTCATGGATctttttattatataattttgatgattacagCTCACTGTCACAGCTAATGAAAACCCAACATTCACATGCTCAGGAAATTTGAATATTACttaatcaaaattatttttagtgtttagagagagagagattttattttttaaaattattattatggagTCTTTTATCTGAATCCTTTAATTATACCACACAAGGATATTCAGTTTACACTcagcacagacatttttttttttttttttacaatccgCTTGACCAATAATGTGTGTCTAATCATGAAATTCAAACTTGAATTATAAAAATCCACTTCCAGTCCAGATTGTGAAATTGAGAGACCCGAGCGTCTGACAGCGAGTCACGAAGCGTTGGTCAGGAGCGGCCTGGCTGCTCGATGTGTCTCTATCCCTGTCCGGCAGGCCACGGACGCCGACATTCTCCTGATTCACAGGTGAGTCCTGAGCCCAcaatgttcaaatgttgtttATGATTCCCTTTTTAAGCACTACCAAAATGTTGTTCTAGCGAGGAGTACCTGGAGGCAGTGAAGAAGACCCCATACATGACTCTGGAAGACCTGAGAGAGTTCACCTTGCAATATGGAGCCGTCTACTTCCACCCAGTTAGTGGGACTTAGTGTTTACCTGCTATATCGTGGTTCATCGTTTGCGCCCCTGCTGAGTTGCAGATTTTTTGAACCGATTgtgtttttatgggtttttacaatataattacagtaatgccctcgcatgtgggaaaggacaGCCACAGATGCCAGTGCGCTTTTCGGCCGTTTATCGAACACACGGAAAACAGTTCAGGGGTTCACTATAGTTCCAAGTAATTCTAGCAGCCATTTATAGTAGTCAAAGACCATAGGTTGCTTCCACTTTATGCTACAGAACAGCTATCACTGTGCGACGCTGGCAGTGGGAGCCGCACTGCAGCTGGTCGACGGCGTGATGACCGGGAGGGTGAGAAACGGCATAGCTCTAGTCAGGTAAGAACTTTTAGGCCATCTCTCTGTTGAATTTGCACGCATAACCATATCTTTTATTCTCAATAGACCCCCAGGGCACCACAGCATGCGCAGTGCAGCCAGTGGTTTCTGCGTGTTCAACAACGTGGCCATAGCAGCCAAATATGCCCAGCAAAAGTATGGCATTCAAAGGTAGCGTGGCTACAGAGAGAAATGCATCCCTGTGTAATTTCTTCATActttgtttaaatttgtttggttttattttcagAGTGCTGATAGTTGACTGGGACATACATCACGGTCAAGGAGTGCAGTATGCCTTTGAGGACGACCCAAGGTGTGTACATTTACTAAGTTTCTGTATATTTTATCATAATTTGAAATTGGTTTCCTTCCACAGCGTGCTTTATTTATCTTGGCACCGTTACGAACATCAGAAATTCTGGCCTGAGCTCAGAGAATCAGACTATGACAGTGTTGGCAAGGACAAAGGTGCTGGCTTCAATATAAATGTACCTTGGAACAAGGTCAGTGACACGCAAAATTTGCTAACCTGTGGAAGCTCACTCCATTCACTTTCCAGTCTGTTTTGTTGATGTACTGTGTACATATAATATTGCTATTtgtaaaaatgcaacaaaagctACAATTTTCTACTTTAAAATGGTCCTGTGCCAGTTGTTGCTATAAAGCCTGCTAATTTCTCTTGCCTGGGGAATCTCACTCAGTTAGTCTTTTGGTACATACGATATTGcaatacttgaacaaatatGAGTATTTTCTAGCTCAAAATAGTCCACTTTCAACCAGTCTTTGTTGTCAAAACCTTGACAAAATTCATATTTCCAGGTCGGCATGCAGAATGTTGACTATCTTGCCGTCTTCTGTCACGTCCTTCTGCCAGTCGCCTACGAGGTGAGACGAATTCAACGAAACTAACAGACACAAAGTGCTCGTTGACTGAACTCTACTGACTCTTGTCGCAGTTTTGCCCAGACTTGGTGTTGGTGTGTGCAGGCTTTGACTCTGCCATCGGTGACCCAGAGGTACACAACTACATTCTGCTGTGCCATCAATTtgggttatactgtatgtagccaTTTTACCTATCCAGCCTTACTCTTGTTCTTACTGTAGCTTTAATATTTTCCAGGGTGAAATGTGTGCCACCCCAGACATCTTTGCCCACCTCACCCACCTGCTGATGAATCTCGCTGGGGGGAAACTATGTGCAGTGCTGGAGGTCtgactatctatctatctatctatctatctatctatctatctatctatctatccatctatccatctatccatctatccatccatccatccatccatccatccatcccaccCACTATCCTAATctaccatccatctatctatcctaATCTAATCTAGCTCAATCGCTACCtggctagctagttagctatcTGGGTAGCTAACTAGGTTTGAGGTCagatatccatctatccatccagccatcattGAACATGTGAACCTTTTGACAGCATCCTGCAAACATTTTCCAGGGAGGATACAATTTGACTTCACTCAGCCAGTCCGTGTGTGTCACAGTTCAAACTCTGCTCGGATATCCAGCGCCCCGGCCCGCTGACCTGCAAGGCCCCTGTCAGAGGTTCAGCCGCACCGTGTCGCCGATCAATGAGTTTGTGTACGACGCCCTTACTTAGAGTGGAACTGCTTCTCTTTCAGCGCACTCGAGTCCATTCAGTGTGTTCGCGCAGCTCATCGGAAGTACTGGTCCTGCTTCAAACATGCAGGTATTACTGGACTGACAAGCAGctcattttaaatacagttcTTGTTTAGACAAACTTGATTACCGTTCAAGGGGAATTAATGACACTACTCACtgttgactcttttttttttttaaacacacgtCAAGACACACATCAAGTATTAGCATACTTGATCCATCCAGCAAGTATTATATACTTGATGTGGCCCGTGATGCAAACAAATTTGACACCCTTGTTCTAGTACTATATCAATATCAGCAAACTTTATTGGTAAACCTCAATTTATTTTACAACCTTTTGCTATGTTTTTTTGGTGTGCTTTTCTCCAGCTGAAGCACCCCCCTCAGACGTCAGCACGAAGCGCATCAAGCTggaagaaaaaggaagagaagaaaagcTGCAAAGGGGAGAAGCAGTTGTAAGCAAAGACGCCGTAACGTGGCCGGAGCCTCAGAAGTGTGTCCCGCCTCCAGTACGCACCGCGGTGGTAATCCCCGAGGACGTAGCTTCTCCCGACGGATGCAAACGCTTCAGCTTGTCCGAGCATGCCGACTCACTCTCAGCCGAGTGCGATTATCTCTTTGTTTCTTTGAGTTTCAAAATTGACCACCTTAATAAccctcattttctctctctctctctctctccaaccAGAGAGGACTTTGATGATGATGCTGTTATGTCCAGTCTAACTGCACTTGTCGGGAAAATGGAGAATAACGAGGTCGtcagaacatactgtattttttaaaactgtgcATCATAATACCTTTATTAGATAGgtactttattcatcccatgagggaaattaaatagaaatgaaaaaaagtgaacaatatatatttttttattttcgatTTCAATTCTTAATTGTCATAAAAGTAGAAAATCAATTTAACTGTTAATTGTAATGACAAATGAGAAGGGTGCCTTATGTTTCTGCTCTCTAAGAATTGGTTATTGTTGCACACATGTCTAAAAGAAGTTTAAGGTAACGCTACACAGGAAACACCTGAAAAGTTTTCAGTTTGATTTACCAAGATGAAGGGCTAAAAGACGATAACATTACCCTTACATTCGCAGTTCCAAACAACTTTGCTCTGTTTTCAATAAACCCCCGCTATTTTGTGATTCAGTATCCGTGGTCCCGGTATTTCACGTTCTTTTTTGTAAGTGTTactacagttgttactctattttttttttttatactgtttgtacaatatctttgtgttatccattgctcctactctctctttctctctctttcaatatattatatgtttttttaatgtgtttgtattgaTTTAAAAGGGTGTTTAAAGACCTTTAAGTACcataaatgttattaaaaacaTGCCTAGGGTGTATTTTCATAGGGTATTTCTatttcacagattttcacttcTCGCAGGGCGGTCAGGAACATAACCCCTGTGATGGAGGgagtttactgtattttctttataaagtatttgtaatggcggcacggtggacgactggttagagtgtctgcctcacagttcttaggacccggattcaatccccggccccgcctgtgtggagtttgcatgttctccccgtgcctgcgggggttttctccagggtttccggtttcctcccacatcccaaaaacatgcatgctaggttaattgaaggctctaaattgcccgtaggtatgaatgtgagtgtgaatggttgtttgtttctgtgtgccctgtgattggctggcaaccagttcaaggtgtaccccacctcctgcccggagatagctgggataggctccagcgctcctgcgacccttgtgaggataagcggctcagaaaatggatggatagatggaagtaTTTGTAATTAGTATGCAAtcactgtaaaacaaataatatttttgaaatgtttttttatattttattttcatacagGATGTTTTAAAAACTCGAAATCGTCCatgcgtgtgaatgtgagtgtgaatacttgtttgtccatatgtgatctgcctctcacccacaaatgagctgggataggctccgggcCACCCGCCACCcttatgaggacaagtgctatagaaaatggacgaatGGAAGATTGATCCAACTCATTGTCATATGTAGTGAGGTGGCTTTAACTAAAAGCCTTAAATTTGGATTCCCTCAACACAACACTCTACCTTTGATAAGTGGATAAAATTAGGGGCTAAGACTTGCAGTTGAGCCGCACTGCCTTTCCTGACATTCTCTTGCCCCTGCCCAGATCTGCAATGGATTGGCCTTGGTAGGTGACATCTCCATGGTGATGGCGCCCGTCATCCGGCACGCAACTGCTCTCAAACAGCGGTAAAACAAAGTGGATCTAGCTGTAACTGGATTGTAACTAGCAATCAAAGCAAGTTGTTTCTTCCTTTCTGCGCAGTGTTTTGGTTGTATGTGTTGGAGGCACTGGAATCCTGAGTCACCTGCCAGAAGATGGGTGAATATTATTCCTACTTTCTTATACAGTGTTCCCCACACTATACAATGCAGTTTATAGTGATCTTTTATAGTATACTTCCTTACTGTCGTGCCCTTGCATGTGGAAAAAGGGAGCCCCATTCgccaatgtacaaccccaattccaatgaagttgggacgttttgtgaaacataaataaaaacagaatacaatgatttgcaaatcatgttcaacctatatttaattgaatacactgcaaagacaaggtatttaatgttcaaactgataaacttgattgtttttagcaaataatcattaacttagaattttatggctgcaacacgttccaaaaaagctagtacaggtggcaaaaaagactgagaatgttgaggaatgctcatcaaaccccTGTTTgggacatcccacaggtgaataggctaattgggaacaggtgggtgccatgattgggtataaaaggagcttccctgaattgttcagtcattcacaagcaaagatggggcaaggttcacctctttgtgaacaagtgcgtgagaaaatagtcgaacagtttaaggacgatgttcctcaacgtacaattgcaaggaatttcggaatttcatcatctacggtccatactattgtcaaaaggttcagagaatctggagaaatcactgcatgtaagcggcaaggccgaaaaccaacattgaatgcccgtgaccttcgatccctcaggcggcactgcatcaaaaaccgacatcaatgtgtaaaggatatcaccacatgggctcaggaacacttcagaaaaccaatatcagtaaatacagttcggcgctacatccgtaagtgcaacttgaaactctactatgcaaagcaaaagcccagaaacgccgccggattctctgggcccgagctcatctaagagggactgatgcaaagtggaaaagtgttctgtggtctgacgagtccacatttcaaattgttttgggaaattgttgACGTcttggccaaagaggaaaagaaccatccgcactgttatggacgcaaagttcaaaatccagcatctgtgttggtatggggctgtcttagtgccaatggcatgggtaacttacacatctgtgaaggcaccattaatgctgaaaggtacatatagattttggagaaacatgctgccatccaagcaacgtctttttcatggacgcccctgcttatttcagcaagacagtgccaaaccacattctgcacgtgttacaacgtggcttcgtagtaaaagagtgcgggtactagactggcgtgcctgcagtccagacctgtctcccattgaaaatgtgtggcgcattatgaagcgtaaaatacgacaacgaagacCCCAGACGGCTGAGcatctgaagctgtacatcaagcaagaatgggaaagaattccacctacaaagcttcaacaattagtgtcttgagttcccaaacatttattgaatgttgttaaaagaaaaggtgatgaaacacagtggtaaacatgaccctgtcccagctgttttggaacgtgttgcagccataaaattccaagttaatgattatttgctaaaaacaagtttatcagtttgaacattaaatatcttgtctttgtagtgtgttcaattaaatataggttgaacatgatttgcaaatcattgtacaacagaacagtaaaacaaataagcaCACTCATACAcgagctgctgttggccacagctcacacccaggcACTCGCACGCAGACTCGCCAACTTTGCACACCACCTCACCAGGCttcgcctcttaaaggcacatacagtatcgAACATGGAcactacaatatgtacag contains these protein-coding regions:
- the hdac10 gene encoding polyamine deacetylase HDAC10 isoform X6; this translates as MLQNSYHCATLAVGAALQLVDGVMTGRVRNGIALVRPPGHHSMRSAASGFCVFNNVAIAAKYAQQKYGIQRVLIVDWDIHHGQGVQYAFEDDPSVLYLSWHRYEHQKFWPELRESDYDSVGKDKGAGFNINVPWNKVGMQNVDYLAVFCHVLLPVAYEFCPDLVLVCAGFDSAIGDPEGEMCATPDIFAHLTHLLMNLAGGKLCAVLEHPANIFQGGYNLTSLSQSVCVTVQTLLGYPAPRPADLQGPCQSALESIQCVRAAHRKYWSCFKHAAEAPPSDVSTKRIKLEEKGREEKLQRGEAVVSKDAVTWPEPQKCVPPPVRTAVVIPEDVASPDGCKRFSLSEHADSLSAEEDFDDDAVMSSLTALVGKMENNEICNGLALVGDISMVMAPVIRHATALKQRVLVVCVGGTGILSHLPEDGTALAVHVSKEAPEEPQLKHYIPVRLKNGCGHTSGLAQVTFGLLLPLAYEYDPALVLLARMPGTDGASDCAWQQLVGLLQGLARGRMLVLIQRDDKALVSPTLASLSGSPSPCLGRLPAPLAEDVEALERLRRRLQVDWMLLRTSAQKSGGEDN
- the hdac10 gene encoding polyamine deacetylase HDAC10 isoform X3 produces the protein METALVYDEEMTRYKLLWLDPDCEIERPERLTASHEALVRSGLAARCVSIPVRQATDADILLIHSEEYLEAVKKTPYMTLEDLREFTLQYGAVYFHPNSYHCATLAVGAALQLVDGVMTGRVRNGIALVRPPGHHSMRSAASGFCVFNNVAIAAKYAQQKYGIQRVLIVDWDIHHGQGVQYAFEDDPSVLYLSWHRYEHQKFWPELRESDYDSVGKDKGAGFNINVPWNKVGMQNVDYLAVFCHVLLPVAYEFCPDLVLVCAGFDSAIGDPEGEMCATPDIFAHLTHLLMNLAGGKLCAVLEHPANIFQGGYNLTSLSQSVCVTVQTLLGYPAPRPADLQGPCQSALESIQCVRAAHRKYWSCFKHAAEAPPSDVSTKRIKLEEKGREEKLQRGEAVVSKDAVTWPEPQKCVPPPVRTAVVIPEDVASPDGCKRFSLSEHADSLSAEEDFDDDAVMSSLTALVGKMENNEICNGLALVGDISMVMAPVIRHATALKQRVLVVCVGGTGILSHLPEDGTALAVHVSKEAPEEPQLKHYIPVRLKNGCGHTSGLAQVTFGLLLPLAYEYDPALVLLARMPGTDGASDCAWQQLVGLLQGLARGRMLVLIQRDDKALVSPTLASLSGSPSPCLGRLPAPLAEDVEALERLRRRLQVDWMLLRTSGE
- the hdac10 gene encoding polyamine deacetylase HDAC10 isoform X5, producing the protein METALVYDEEMTRYKLLWLDPDCEIERPERLTASHEALVRSGLAARCVSIPVRQATDADILLIHSEEYLEAVKKTPYMTLEDLREFTLQYGAVYFHPNSYHCATLAVGAALQLVDGVMTGRVRNGIALVRPPGHHSMRSAASGFCVFNNVAIAAKYAQQKYGIQRVLIVDWDIHHGQGVQYAFEDDPSVLYLSWHRYEHQKFWPELRESDYDSVGKDKGAGFNINVPWNKVGMQNVDYLAVFCHVLLPVAYEFCPDLVLVCAGFDSAIGDPEGEMCATPDIFAHLTHLLMNLAGGKLCAVLEFKLCSDIQRPGPLTCKAPVRAHSSPFSVFAQLIGSTGPASNMQLKHPPQTSARSASSWKKKEEKKSCKGEKQLEDFDDDAVMSSLTALVGKMENNEICNGLALVGDISMVMAPVIRHATALKQRVLVVCVGGTGILSHLPEDGTALAVHVSKEAPEEPQLKHYIPVRLKNGCGHTSGLAQVTFGLLLPLAYEYDPALVLLARMPGTDGASDCAWQQLVGLLQGLARGRMLVLIQRDDKALVSPTLASLSGSPSPCLGRLPAPLAEDVEALERLRRRLQVDWMLLRTSAQKSGGEDN
- the hdac10 gene encoding polyamine deacetylase HDAC10 isoform X4, with the protein product METALVYDEEMTRYKLLWLDPDCEIERPERLTASHEALVRSGLAARCVSIPVRQATDADILLIHSEEYLEAVKKTPYMTLEDLREFTLQYGAVYFHPNSYHCATLAVGAALQLVDGVMTGRVRNGIALVRPPGHHSMRSAASGFCVFNNVAIAAKYAQQKYGIQRVLIVDWDIHHGQGVQYAFEDDPSVLYLSWHRYEHQKFWPELRESDYDSVGKDKGAGFNINVPWNKVGMQNVDYLAVFCHVLLPVAYEFCPDLVLVCAGFDSAIGDPEGEMCATPDIFAHLTHLLMNLAGGKLCAVLEHPANIFQGGYNLTSLSQSVCVTVQTLLGYPAPRPADLQGPCQSALESIQCVRAAHRKYWSCFKHAAEAPPSDVSTKRIKLEEKGREEKLQRGEAVVSKDAVTWPEPQKCVPPPVRTAVVIPEDVASPDGCKRFSLSEHADSLSAEEDFDDDAVMSSLTALVGKMENNEICNGLALVGDISMVMAPVIRHATALKQRVLVVCVGGTGILSHLPEDGTCGARQQGSAGGAPAQTLHTCASEEWLRTHVGVGAGYVRPPPTSRLRVRPRSGAAGANAGHRRCQRLCVAAVGRPAAGLGSGSHACSHTER
- the hdac10 gene encoding polyamine deacetylase HDAC10 isoform X1; amino-acid sequence: METALVYDEEMTRYKLLWLDPDCEIERPERLTASHEALVRSGLAARCVSIPVRQATDADILLIHSEEYLEAVKKTPYMTLEDLREFTLQYGAVYFHPNSYHCATLAVGAALQLVDGVMTGRVRNGIALVRPPGHHSMRSAASGFCVFNNVAIAAKYAQQKYGIQRVLIVDWDIHHGQGVQYAFEDDPSVLYLSWHRYEHQKFWPELRESDYDSVGKDKGAGFNINVPWNKVGMQNVDYLAVFCHVLLPVAYEFCPDLVLVCAGFDSAIGDPEGEMCATPDIFAHLTHLLMNLAGGKLCAVLEHPANIFQGGYNLTSLSQSVCVTVQTLLGYPAPRPADLQGPCQSALESIQCVRAAHRKYWSCFKHAAEAPPSDVSTKRIKLEEKGREEKLQRGEAVVSKDAVTWPEPQKCVPPPVRTAVVIPEDVASPDGCKRFSLSEHADSLSAEEDFDDDAVMSSLTALVGKMENNEICNGLALVGDISMVMAPVIRHATALKQRVLVVCVGGTGILSHLPEDGTALAVHVSKEAPEEPQLKHYIPVRLKNGCGHTSGLAQVTFGLLLPLAYEYDPALVLLARMPGTDGASDCAWQQLVGLLQGLARGRMLVLIQRDDKALVSPTLASLSGSPSPCLGRLPAPLAEDVEALERLRRRLQVDWMLLRTSAQKSGGEDN
- the hdac10 gene encoding polyamine deacetylase HDAC10 isoform X2 — its product is METALVYDEEMTRYKLLWLDPDCEIERPERLTASHEALVRSGLAARCVSIPVRQATDADILLIHSEEYLEAVKKTPYMTLEDLREFTLQYGAVYFHPNSYHCATLAVGAALQLVDGVMTGRVRNGIALVRPPGHHSMRSAASGFCVFNNVAIAAKYAQQKYGIQRVLIVDWDIHHGQGVQYAFEDDPSVLYLSWHRYEHQKFWPELRESDYDSVGKDKGAGFNINVPWNKVGMQNVDYLAVFCHVLLPVAYEFCPDLVLVCAGFDSAIGDPEGEMCATPDIFAHLTHLLMNLAGGKLCAVLEGGYNLTSLSQSVCVTVQTLLGYPAPRPADLQGPCQSALESIQCVRAAHRKYWSCFKHAAEAPPSDVSTKRIKLEEKGREEKLQRGEAVVSKDAVTWPEPQKCVPPPVRTAVVIPEDVASPDGCKRFSLSEHADSLSAEEDFDDDAVMSSLTALVGKMENNEICNGLALVGDISMVMAPVIRHATALKQRVLVVCVGGTGILSHLPEDGTALAVHVSKEAPEEPQLKHYIPVRLKNGCGHTSGLAQVTFGLLLPLAYEYDPALVLLARMPGTDGASDCAWQQLVGLLQGLARGRMLVLIQRDDKALVSPTLASLSGSPSPCLGRLPAPLAEDVEALERLRRRLQVDWMLLRTSAQKSGGEDN